Proteins from one Oscillatoria nigro-viridis PCC 7112 genomic window:
- a CDS encoding PAS domain-containing protein, with amino-acid sequence MQNPRNTEPQPKMDPSVSTDSNKVFYPAAPLPTDVGMLLQLADGSIQGCNCHAQDLLGMTAQQMLLCTSINSRWQTLREDGSDFPGETHPAMVALQTGQPCLNVIMGFERPQGELIWLTLNSQPLFQGDRSTPYAVVTTFTPIAQQKPEPVCNAPAPQLSDTLESISDGFFALDRDWRFTYLNSQAARWLNRLPQEVIGNIIWEEFPESVGSLFEQEYRHAASFQVTVSFESFYPPLNAWYAVRAYPIASGLAVYFQDVTEEKAARAAFIKQAQTVQQQLAEIEAIYASAPIGLCFVDTELRFVRINDLLAEINRVPAAAHIGKTLREILPEMADDLEPLYRQVIETKVPLKQLEVRRTNSAQPEQEQDWLLSLYPLRAQDDRVLGVNVTVHEITERKATQKEIHRLNQELERRVNELQSILDAVPVGITIADDPQCKVIRANRFAQSMLIVPPDTNVSGTGEQAAALPFRRFRNGQEIPGEQLPMQLAVAKGVAVRDVEIQMVREDGVAFDWLVNAVPLFDEQGAVRGCVAGCMDISDRKQALAALRRSEERYRTLFESLDEGFCVIEMLFDENEKPIDYRFLEINPAFEKQTGLVQAAGKTMRQLVPEHENYWFEVYGKVALTGEPLRFEHGSEAMNRWFEVSAFRTPEPHSRKVAVLFKDISARKQSENLLRQQEEQLRLFVKHSPAGVAMFDRQMQYMLVSDRWLASYGLGIENIVGRSHYDIFPNLPDRWKQIHQRCLAGAVETCQEDRFPRPDGSIDWVRWEIHPWRTNTNEIGGSMIFCEIITERKNAELALTEASQQISNILESITDAFMAIDAQWRYTYVNSTAEKLLSRSRNDLLGRSIWELFPAEGESNSRVFQEFHRVVNEQVSVKFEEFSPSLQMYIEVSAYPAAEGLTAYWSDISERKRTEEELRQKNAILNLINESAPTPIFVKDRQGRIIYANPATLDVLGKPAAEVIGRRDRDFYPIAELGATVSENDRRIMESGKTEVVEESPDGIRTFVSMKAPYRDRAGEVIGLIGISSDITNRKRAEVAMQEQTKLLQVIIDSIGDGLILANQQGEFVLFNRAAVGIFGQLSNEKSCEEWSSTYGLFLADKKTFFPDAELPLARAIKGEYVNDVEVFVRREDSEGRWISISGYPVVDASSQIKGGVIVCRDITERKQAEAAMQESEERFRNMANNAPFKVWVTDSTGYCTFLSESWYDFTGQTEETGLGLGWVNALHPEDREQAKKAFLTANERQEPYSVEYRLQRKDGGYSWAIDAAAPRFSKSGQFEGYIGSVIDITERKQVETERDMVLQLEQTARAEAERANRIKDEFLAVLSHELRSPLNPILGWSQLLVGGKLNASQSAKAFETIERNARLQSQLIEDLLDVSRILQGKLRLNVAPMNLETIIPSAVETVQLAAEAKKIQIQTILNPNVGQVLGDTSRLQQIVWNLLSNAVKFTPEGGRIEVRLVQIARQAQIQVTDTGKGIIPDFLPYVFDHFRQEDGATTRKFGGLGLGLAIVRQLVELHGGTVFAESAGVGKGAAFTVRLPLLNDDSRRQEEEERHWAACPDLSSLPLAGLRILVVDDELDSRDFVAFVLEEAGAEVISLSSAAEALESIEQTAPDLLVSDIGMPHIDGYMLIERIRTQLAPEYRQLLAIALTAYAGEANERQVLQAGFDKHLAKPIDPTQLVATVARSIARGRASATLC; translated from the coding sequence ATGCAAAACCCACGCAATACTGAACCCCAACCAAAAATGGACCCATCTGTTTCAACGGATTCTAACAAAGTGTTCTACCCAGCCGCGCCTTTGCCAACCGATGTAGGGATGCTTCTGCAATTGGCAGACGGTAGCATTCAGGGCTGCAATTGTCACGCCCAGGATCTGTTGGGGATGACAGCACAACAGATGCTCTTATGCACTTCAATCAACAGTCGGTGGCAGACTCTGCGTGAAGATGGCTCGGATTTTCCCGGCGAGACGCATCCGGCGATGGTGGCGCTGCAAACCGGGCAACCATGTTTAAATGTCATCATGGGCTTTGAGCGGCCACAGGGAGAATTGATTTGGTTGACGCTCAATTCTCAACCTTTATTTCAGGGAGATCGATCGACTCCCTATGCGGTAGTAACAACCTTCACTCCTATCGCTCAACAAAAGCCCGAACCAGTCTGTAACGCACCCGCGCCACAACTGTCAGACACCCTCGAAAGTATTTCGGACGGGTTCTTTGCCTTGGATCGAGACTGGCGATTTACCTACCTCAATTCGCAAGCGGCGCGGTGGCTGAATCGACTCCCGCAAGAGGTGATTGGCAACATCATTTGGGAAGAGTTTCCCGAATCTGTGGGCAGTTTGTTTGAACAGGAATATCGCCACGCCGCGAGCTTCCAAGTTACAGTTAGTTTTGAATCTTTTTATCCGCCGCTCAATGCTTGGTATGCGGTACGAGCCTATCCGATCGCCTCGGGACTTGCCGTTTATTTTCAAGATGTGACCGAGGAGAAAGCGGCTCGGGCTGCTTTTATTAAACAAGCGCAAACTGTGCAGCAACAACTCGCAGAAATCGAGGCGATTTATGCTAGCGCGCCGATCGGACTTTGCTTCGTCGATACTGAGTTGCGGTTTGTCCGCATCAACGATCTGCTAGCAGAAATTAACCGAGTTCCAGCCGCCGCCCACATCGGTAAAACCTTGCGCGAAATCTTGCCCGAAATGGCAGATGATTTAGAGCCGCTTTACCGACAAGTTATTGAAACTAAAGTTCCTCTCAAACAGCTCGAAGTTCGCAGGACGAACTCAGCACAGCCAGAACAAGAACAGGATTGGCTGTTGAGTCTCTATCCGCTGAGGGCCCAGGACGATCGCGTTCTGGGCGTGAATGTGACGGTGCATGAAATTACCGAACGCAAAGCTACCCAAAAAGAAATTCACCGGCTCAACCAGGAACTAGAGCGACGAGTTAATGAACTGCAATCGATACTTGATGCTGTACCCGTTGGCATTACGATCGCAGACGACCCACAGTGTAAAGTAATTCGCGCTAACCGGTTTGCCCAGTCGATGTTGATAGTGCCGCCCGATACCAATGTTTCTGGAACCGGAGAGCAAGCCGCAGCCCTTCCGTTTCGACGATTCCGCAACGGACAGGAAATTCCGGGAGAACAACTGCCCATGCAACTAGCCGTGGCGAAAGGCGTCGCAGTGCGAGATGTGGAAATTCAAATGGTGCGCGAGGACGGGGTGGCCTTTGATTGGTTGGTGAATGCCGTGCCGTTATTTGACGAACAGGGCGCAGTTCGCGGCTGTGTGGCGGGCTGTATGGATATTAGCGATCGCAAACAAGCTCTTGCTGCTTTGCGCCGTTCCGAGGAACGCTACCGCACTTTGTTTGAGTCGCTAGACGAAGGTTTTTGCGTCATCGAAATGCTGTTTGACGAAAACGAAAAGCCGATCGATTACCGCTTTTTAGAAATCAATCCGGCCTTCGAGAAACAAACCGGACTCGTACAAGCTGCGGGGAAAACGATGCGACAGCTCGTTCCAGAACACGAAAATTATTGGTTTGAGGTGTACGGCAAAGTCGCGCTCACGGGGGAACCATTGCGCTTTGAGCATGGCTCGGAAGCCATGAACCGCTGGTTTGAGGTTTCGGCATTCCGCACTCCTGAGCCGCACAGCCGAAAAGTCGCCGTACTTTTCAAAGACATCAGCGCTCGCAAACAGTCGGAGAATCTTTTGCGACAACAGGAAGAGCAACTGCGGCTGTTCGTCAAACATTCGCCTGCGGGGGTGGCGATGTTTGACCGCCAGATGCAGTATATGCTGGTGAGCGACCGCTGGCTGGCAAGTTACGGGCTCGGCATTGAAAACATTGTGGGCCGATCGCACTACGACATCTTTCCCAATTTGCCCGATCGTTGGAAACAAATCCACCAGCGCTGTCTGGCGGGAGCAGTCGAAACCTGCCAAGAAGATCGGTTTCCCCGCCCTGATGGCTCGATCGACTGGGTGCGCTGGGAAATTCACCCTTGGCGAACCAACACCAACGAGATTGGCGGGAGCATGATTTTTTGCGAAATCATCACCGAGCGCAAAAACGCTGAACTGGCGCTCACAGAGGCCTCCCAGCAAATCAGCAATATTCTAGAAAGTATTACCGATGCCTTTATGGCGATCGATGCACAATGGCGCTATACCTACGTTAATTCCACTGCTGAAAAACTGCTTTCTCGATCGAGAAACGACTTGTTAGGTCGATCGATCTGGGAGCTATTCCCCGCCGAGGGAGAATCGAATTCGAGGGTATTTCAAGAATTTCATCGAGTCGTTAACGAGCAAGTTTCTGTCAAATTTGAAGAGTTTTCCCCGTCGCTCCAGATGTATATAGAAGTGAGCGCCTATCCTGCAGCCGAAGGACTTACCGCTTATTGGAGCGATATTAGCGAGCGCAAACGCACTGAAGAAGAACTGCGGCAAAAGAATGCGATTTTGAATCTGATTAACGAGTCAGCGCCCACGCCAATTTTTGTCAAAGATCGACAAGGACGGATTATTTATGCAAATCCAGCCACGCTGGACGTACTGGGCAAACCTGCTGCTGAAGTAATTGGGCGGCGCGATCGCGATTTCTACCCAATAGCAGAACTTGGAGCCACAGTCTCGGAAAACGATCGGCGCATTATGGAATCCGGCAAAACAGAAGTCGTCGAAGAATCTCCCGATGGCATTCGGACATTCGTGTCAATGAAAGCTCCCTACCGCGATCGGGCGGGAGAAGTCATCGGCCTGATTGGCATCTCCAGCGACATCACAAATCGCAAACGAGCCGAAGTCGCTATGCAAGAACAAACTAAGTTACTGCAAGTCATCATTGACAGCATTGGTGATGGCTTGATTTTGGCCAACCAACAAGGGGAGTTTGTGTTGTTTAACCGAGCCGCCGTAGGAATATTCGGTCAGCTATCGAATGAAAAATCTTGTGAGGAATGGTCGAGCACCTACGGACTATTTTTGGCAGACAAAAAAACCTTTTTCCCCGACGCTGAACTACCTCTAGCCAGAGCAATCAAAGGTGAATATGTCAATGATGTAGAGGTATTTGTCCGGCGCGAAGATTCCGAAGGCCGCTGGATCAGTATCAGCGGTTATCCGGTAGTGGATGCTAGCAGCCAAATCAAAGGCGGAGTGATTGTCTGTCGGGATATCACAGAACGCAAACAAGCAGAAGCAGCGATGCAAGAAAGCGAAGAACGATTCCGCAATATGGCTAACAATGCTCCTTTTAAGGTATGGGTAACAGACTCCACAGGCTATTGCACTTTCTTGAGCGAAAGCTGGTATGACTTCACAGGTCAAACTGAGGAAACAGGTTTGGGATTGGGTTGGGTAAACGCGCTGCATCCAGAAGACCGAGAACAGGCAAAAAAGGCATTTTTGACCGCCAACGAACGCCAGGAACCGTACAGCGTGGAATATCGCCTCCAGCGCAAGGATGGCGGATATTCTTGGGCGATCGATGCGGCTGCTCCCAGATTTTCCAAAAGCGGACAATTTGAGGGTTATATCGGCTCTGTGATCGACATTACAGAGCGCAAACAAGTGGAAACTGAGCGCGATATGGTTCTGCAATTAGAACAAACTGCCCGCGCGGAAGCCGAGCGAGCTAACCGCATTAAAGACGAATTTCTGGCGGTGCTGTCTCACGAGTTGCGATCGCCCCTGAATCCGATTTTAGGCTGGTCGCAACTGCTCGTCGGCGGCAAGCTGAACGCGAGTCAAAGTGCCAAGGCTTTTGAGACGATCGAGCGCAACGCCAGACTGCAATCTCAATTAATCGAAGACTTGCTTGACGTGTCTCGGATTCTGCAAGGAAAACTCAGATTGAATGTTGCTCCGATGAATCTGGAAACCATTATTCCCTCTGCTGTGGAAACCGTGCAATTAGCAGCCGAAGCTAAAAAAATTCAAATCCAAACAATCTTAAATCCCAATGTCGGGCAAGTTCTCGGCGATACAAGTCGCTTGCAGCAAATTGTGTGGAATTTGTTATCAAATGCGGTGAAATTCACGCCCGAAGGCGGTAGAATCGAAGTTCGATTAGTGCAAATCGCACGCCAAGCTCAAATTCAAGTCACGGACACTGGTAAAGGCATTATTCCAGATTTCTTGCCTTATGTTTTTGACCATTTCCGACAAGAAGATGGCGCTACAACGCGCAAATTTGGCGGCTTGGGACTGGGATTGGCGATCGTCCGCCAACTCGTCGAACTTCACGGCGGAACGGTGTTTGCAGAAAGCGCAGGAGTTGGTAAAGGAGCGGCGTTTACGGTGAGATTACCGCTATTAAATGATGATTCTAGAAGGCAGGAGGAGGAAGAACGTCATTGGGCTGCTTGTCCCGATCTCTCATCCTTGCCGCTAGCTGGATTGAGAATTTTGGTGGTAGATGATGAACTCGACTCGCGAGATTTTGTCGCTTTCGTGCTTGAGGAAGCGGGTGCAGAGGTGATTTCCCTGTCATCTGCTGCTGAGGCGCTAGAGTCGATCGAACAAACTGCACCGGATTTGCTCGTCAGCGACATTGGAATGCCGCACATCGACGGGTATATGTTGATCGAGCGCATCCGCACTCAGCTTGCGCCTGAGTATCGGCAGTTGTTGGCGATCGCCTTAACGGCCTATGCTGGAGAGGCGAACGAGCGCCAAGTTTTGCAAGCCGGATTTGACAAACACTTAGCCAAGCCGATCGATCCGACCCAGTTAGTTGCTACTGTAGCGCGATCGATCGCTCGCGGGCGAGCGAGCGCGACGCTTTGCTAG
- a CDS encoding glycosyltransferase family 8 protein yields the protein MHIFTAADRTYILGLAALLKSVDLNVSQSGDEQVKISVVSTRIYSPQKEQLQKCCKYQIEWQELQSNYDQLLSVSGSKLPYVKLEPRKYTKETERLIWLDSDTIVLGSLKPLWNLDFQTLPIAASANFWGNPNNYQDRNPYFNSGVLVYNMKLWEEEQLSEKLLQNARTHVWGDRDQGALNSVLAGRWKQLDQIWNNHKTDDMSSKVMHFMSRPKPWESSAPNQLWLDMLSQTPFKDELEKIPNKFKGLSSFHLKCQRLDRWLREPILKFKSYLKQQKR from the coding sequence ATGCACATATTCACAGCCGCCGATCGCACCTATATTCTGGGGTTAGCAGCACTTCTCAAGTCTGTAGATCTGAATGTTAGCCAATCTGGGGACGAGCAGGTCAAAATTAGCGTTGTATCTACCAGGATATATTCACCGCAAAAGGAACAGTTACAGAAGTGCTGCAAATACCAGATTGAATGGCAAGAATTGCAATCTAATTACGACCAACTTCTTTCGGTATCAGGTTCTAAACTTCCTTACGTTAAATTGGAGCCGCGAAAATATACTAAAGAAACAGAAAGGCTGATTTGGCTCGACAGCGATACGATCGTTCTGGGCAGCTTAAAGCCGCTGTGGAACCTAGATTTTCAAACTCTGCCGATAGCAGCCTCCGCCAACTTCTGGGGAAATCCCAACAATTATCAAGATCGAAACCCTTATTTCAATAGTGGTGTTTTAGTTTACAACATGAAGCTTTGGGAGGAAGAGCAACTGTCGGAAAAGTTGCTCCAAAATGCTAGAACCCACGTTTGGGGCGATCGCGATCAAGGTGCATTAAATTCAGTTTTAGCGGGAAGGTGGAAGCAATTAGACCAAATATGGAACAACCACAAGACTGATGATATGTCAAGTAAAGTGATGCACTTTATGTCAAGACCGAAACCGTGGGAAAGCTCTGCCCCCAATCAATTATGGCTCGATATGTTGTCTCAGACACCGTTTAAGGACGAACTGGAAAAAATCCCAAATAAGTTTAAGGGGCTGTCGAGCTTTCACCTAAAATGCCAAAGACTTGACAGGTGGTTGAGGGAACCGATACTCAAGTTTAAGAGTTACCTGAAACAACAAAAACGTTAA
- the gloB gene encoding hydroxyacylglutathione hydrolase — protein sequence MQVYRLPVLSDNYIFLLHDPDSHTAAVVDPARSQPVLDQLRSLGAELTAIFNTHHHSDHIGGNQELIDRFPQIKVYGGAEDRGRIPGQQVYLQAGDRVSFANRTAEVFFLPGHTKAHIAYYFPPSNPSEIGELFCGDTLFAGGCGRLKEGTPAQMLASLAQLRNLPDSTRVWCAHEYTLNNLQFALTVDGDNPDLQQRFAEVKEARSRSQPTIPSSIGLEKSTNPFLRWDFPNIQSAANTSDPVQTFARLRGMKDRF from the coding sequence ATGCAGGTTTATCGGCTTCCGGTACTGTCCGACAATTACATTTTCTTGCTGCACGACCCCGATAGCCACACAGCAGCCGTCGTCGATCCAGCGCGATCGCAGCCAGTATTAGATCAACTGCGATCGCTCGGAGCGGAATTAACCGCAATTTTCAATACCCACCACCACAGCGACCACATAGGCGGCAATCAGGAACTGATCGATCGCTTTCCCCAAATTAAAGTTTACGGGGGCGCAGAAGACCGAGGCAGAATACCCGGACAGCAAGTGTATTTACAAGCGGGCGATCGAGTTTCTTTCGCCAACAGAACCGCCGAAGTCTTCTTCCTACCCGGCCACACAAAAGCTCACATCGCCTACTATTTCCCCCCCAGCAACCCCAGCGAAATCGGCGAGTTGTTCTGCGGCGACACCTTATTTGCTGGAGGCTGCGGCAGGCTGAAAGAAGGCACTCCCGCCCAAATGTTAGCCTCTCTGGCGCAACTGCGAAACTTGCCCGACAGTACGAGAGTCTGGTGCGCCCACGAATACACGCTGAACAACCTGCAATTTGCCTTGACTGTCGATGGCGACAATCCCGATTTACAGCAGCGCTTCGCCGAAGTCAAGGAAGCGCGCAGTCGATCGCAACCTACAATACCATCCTCGATCGGTCTCGAAAAAAGCACAAACCCATTTTTGCGCTGGGATTTTCCCAACATCCAATCAGCCGCCAACACCTCCGATCCAGTGCAAACCTTCGCTCGATTGCGCGGCATGAAAGACCGATTTTGA
- the galE gene encoding UDP-glucose 4-epimerase GalE, with product MSADKPTILVTGGAGYIGSHAVLALKNAGYGVVILDNLVYGHRDLVDRALQVELVVGDTSDRTLLDNLFATHKIDAVMHFSAYAYVGESVTDPAKYYRNNVIGTITLLEAMIAADVKKFVFSSTCATYGVPHKIPLTEDHPQNPINPYGATKLMVERILSDFDAAYDFKSVCFRYFNAAGADPNGLLGEDHNPETHLIPLVLFAALGKRDSISIFGTDYDTPDGTCIRDYIHVNDLASAHILGLEYLLNGGKSDFFNLGNGGGFSVKEVIETARQVTGKEIKAVECDRRPGDPPALVGSSEKAIKTLGWSPEYPDIKNIISHAWQWHKKRHNS from the coding sequence ATGAGTGCAGACAAACCAACTATTTTGGTGACGGGCGGAGCTGGATATATTGGCTCTCACGCGGTATTAGCGCTGAAAAACGCCGGTTACGGTGTGGTGATTTTGGATAATTTAGTTTACGGTCACAGAGATTTAGTCGATCGGGCTTTGCAGGTGGAGTTAGTAGTTGGCGACACGAGCGATCGCACTCTTCTAGACAACTTGTTTGCTACGCACAAGATTGATGCTGTAATGCACTTTTCTGCTTACGCTTACGTGGGCGAATCTGTTACCGACCCAGCTAAATATTACCGCAACAATGTCATCGGCACTATTACGCTTTTGGAAGCAATGATCGCTGCTGACGTGAAGAAATTTGTGTTTTCTTCTACTTGCGCGACTTACGGTGTACCGCATAAAATTCCGCTCACAGAAGACCACCCGCAAAATCCGATCAATCCCTACGGTGCTACTAAGTTAATGGTAGAACGGATTTTGTCTGATTTTGACGCTGCGTATGATTTCAAGTCTGTTTGTTTCCGCTATTTTAACGCGGCTGGGGCCGATCCGAACGGGTTGTTAGGAGAGGATCACAATCCAGAAACTCACCTGATTCCACTGGTGTTGTTCGCGGCTTTGGGTAAACGAGATTCAATCTCGATTTTTGGCACGGATTACGATACTCCTGACGGTACTTGCATCCGGGATTACATTCACGTTAACGATTTGGCATCGGCTCACATTTTGGGATTAGAATATTTGTTAAATGGTGGCAAATCTGATTTCTTTAATTTGGGCAACGGCGGCGGGTTTTCGGTGAAAGAGGTGATAGAAACGGCTCGTCAAGTGACGGGAAAAGAGATTAAGGCTGTTGAGTGCGATCGCCGTCCGGGAGACCCGCCTGCTTTGGTTGGCAGCAGCGAGAAAGCTATCAAAACCTTGGGTTGGTCTCCAGAATATCCCGACATTAAGAATATTATCTCCCATGCTTGGCAGTGGCACAAAAAACGCCACAACTCTTAG
- a CDS encoding alpha-1,2-fucosyltransferase has protein sequence MLIISAKSGQLGNRLLLFANFIAWAIDRNLIVLNPAFEEYAEFFVGTAGDFLCCYPPPYFTLAGNKFVRSKYYNFINYLSKKQILKTQEITRKEPFSWLKYQEIEQIKHGSIVCFQGWLFRDGWFVEDVPKLCKYADRIRAYFAPLERYRINVERLILNLRNNCDRIVGIHIRQGDYAQHQKGRYFYTTEQYLEIMNSVVRLFDGKTIKFLICSNIPQNRSLFDNFNCGFGSGHLIEDIYALAECDYVVGPPSSYTMWAAFYGDKPLYTIRDVNKTINLKDFVHFYEWQGIFHERDDWSESFWEWTH, from the coding sequence ATGCTAATAATATCTGCTAAATCGGGACAACTCGGCAACCGACTGCTGCTTTTTGCTAATTTCATTGCTTGGGCGATCGATCGTAATTTGATTGTTCTCAATCCGGCTTTTGAGGAATATGCAGAATTCTTTGTTGGAACCGCAGGGGATTTTTTGTGTTGTTATCCTCCTCCATATTTTACCCTAGCAGGCAACAAGTTTGTCCGAAGTAAATATTATAATTTTATTAATTATTTAAGCAAGAAACAAATATTGAAAACGCAAGAAATAACCCGAAAAGAACCTTTTAGTTGGCTCAAATATCAGGAGATTGAACAAATCAAGCACGGTTCAATTGTTTGTTTTCAAGGCTGGCTATTTCGAGATGGCTGGTTTGTAGAAGATGTACCCAAGTTGTGCAAGTACGCCGACCGGATTAGAGCATACTTTGCACCATTAGAGCGATATAGAATCAATGTAGAGCGTTTGATATTGAATTTAAGAAATAACTGCGATCGGATCGTCGGAATTCACATCCGCCAAGGGGATTATGCTCAGCATCAAAAGGGGCGATACTTTTACACAACTGAGCAATATTTAGAAATTATGAATTCTGTGGTAAGGCTATTTGACGGAAAAACCATCAAGTTTTTGATTTGTTCTAATATTCCACAAAATCGGAGTTTATTTGATAATTTTAACTGTGGATTTGGCAGCGGTCATTTAATTGAAGATATCTATGCTTTGGCTGAGTGCGACTATGTTGTCGGGCCGCCTAGCAGTTATACTATGTGGGCTGCTTTTTATGGAGATAAACCTCTTTATACGATCCGCGATGTCAATAAAACAATTAACCTGAAAGATTTTGTACATTTTTATGAATGGCAAGGAATTTTTCACGAACGAGATGACTGGAGTGAGAGCTTTTGGGAGTGGACACACTGA
- a CDS encoding glycosyltransferase family 4 protein, which produces MKVSLVVSDLSGAGAIRAFFLAQVLIELKCDVEVVGFQFGKELYAIPPRDIPVCAIRGKNYPGFLRDAQKLWKKIDGDIIYAVKPKPTSFGLSLLKKLATRHFIILDIDDWELSWYGGDEWKYRPSFKQLYRDIFKENGQLRDPDNPLYVKWMESLIHGADAVTVHTEFLKQRFGGVYLPNGKDTAMFDPAKYNPELSRQRYGLSGYRVLMFPGAPRPHKGVEDVLMALEQLNEPDLKLAIVGGSPYDDYDDKLVKQWGRWIIKLPRFPVETMPSVVAAAHVVVVPQRETLTALAQFPLKLTDGMAMAKPVLSTRVGDIPAILGGTGYLVDPSSPAQISQKIQWIFQNLTAANLQGMKARERCVKKYSIQAMKPILSDLIAGM; this is translated from the coding sequence GTGAAAGTTTCATTAGTAGTGAGCGATTTGTCAGGAGCAGGTGCAATTCGTGCTTTTTTCTTAGCTCAAGTCTTGATAGAGCTTAAATGTGATGTAGAAGTTGTTGGATTTCAGTTTGGCAAGGAATTGTATGCTATTCCTCCCAGAGATATCCCGGTATGTGCCATACGGGGTAAAAATTATCCGGGGTTTTTGAGGGATGCTCAAAAACTTTGGAAAAAAATAGATGGGGATATTATTTATGCAGTCAAACCTAAACCTACAAGCTTTGGGTTATCACTGCTAAAAAAACTGGCGACTCGCCACTTTATAATTTTAGATATAGACGACTGGGAACTGAGCTGGTACGGCGGAGATGAATGGAAATACCGTCCTTCTTTTAAACAACTTTATCGAGATATTTTTAAAGAGAATGGTCAATTGAGAGACCCAGATAATCCCCTCTATGTAAAGTGGATGGAAAGTCTCATCCACGGTGCTGATGCAGTCACCGTTCATACTGAGTTTTTAAAACAGCGTTTTGGTGGTGTATATTTGCCTAATGGTAAGGATACTGCAATGTTCGACCCGGCTAAATACAATCCTGAATTGAGCAGACAGCGTTACGGCTTGTCCGGGTATAGAGTTCTGATGTTTCCGGGGGCTCCGCGACCTCATAAAGGCGTGGAGGATGTTTTGATGGCCCTAGAACAGTTAAATGAGCCCGATTTAAAATTAGCGATCGTCGGCGGGAGTCCTTATGATGATTATGATGATAAACTTGTGAAACAATGGGGGCGTTGGATTATTAAACTGCCAAGGTTTCCAGTGGAGACGATGCCGTCGGTTGTAGCGGCGGCTCATGTTGTCGTTGTTCCTCAGCGAGAAACTCTCACAGCCTTGGCTCAGTTTCCGCTCAAGCTGACAGATGGCATGGCAATGGCTAAGCCTGTTTTGTCTACGCGAGTGGGGGATATTCCAGCAATTTTAGGGGGAACGGGTTATTTAGTCGATCCGAGTTCTCCCGCTCAAATTTCACAAAAAATTCAATGGATATTTCAAAATTTGACAGCGGCTAATTTACAAGGAATGAAAGCTCGGGAAAGATGTGTGAAAAAATATAGCATTCAAGCAATGAAACCGATACTTTCAGATCTAATCGCAGGTATGTAA